The proteins below come from a single Nostoc sp. KVJ3 genomic window:
- a CDS encoding ComEC/Rec2 family competence protein yields the protein MIQTSGVVICLGYIFGLLFTAVPWGGVWILVLGIVGAIVFRRRTSSRQLAQKPENAGSKNKVVPNTWQTNSHPRIWLAAGLVGLLATLYFQWRVPQPGVKDISQFVPPGNSNNQEQLVIVRGEVASNPRLTRSQRGQFWLEVTQLDEVKNDQGSAGVSKGVTGKLYVTVPILQTTGLYSSQQIAVTGVLYKPKAASNPGGFDFQKFLKQEGTFAGLIGRQINILDQEPKWGWWQIRERIVRSQVRWLGIPEGPLVSAMVLGSKAVDLPYDIRDLFVQAGLAHALAASGFQTSLILSVILQLTRRAKKATQFTLGFLALIIFLSLTGFQPAVLRAVIMGFAALVGLLLKRKVKQFGSLLLAATLLLVFNPLWIWDLGFQLSFLATLGLVVTVPALVNRLAWLPPAIASLIAVPLAATLWTLPVQLFVFGVVPSYSLLLNIISTPLISIISIGGIISAIAALIWTQAGSFLAAVLHYPTDWLIKLVEFFSNLPGNSVAVGSISTWQLLAIYMLITLVWLVPWWQKRWWVANVIGIGLVFIPLWHSTNTLFRITVLESGTEPIIVVQDRGTVTVINSGDEGTGRFTILPFLQQQGVNQINWAIATDFQGNESNAWLELLQRLPIKNFYEYSPNAESSIATQAIQQELQKYQGFYQPMAVGQAVKTGSIVAQLINDQLPILQLQILDQNWLLVGNVKSKEVQQLVKSGSLTRPQVLWCAPQSLKDLVIALQPQVAIASSANFDPKVLSELNQSQTKLFFTGRDGAIQWTPDGQFEAFIESTENKSSIL from the coding sequence ATGATTCAAACCAGTGGTGTAGTTATTTGTCTTGGCTATATTTTTGGGTTGCTGTTTACGGCAGTTCCTTGGGGTGGTGTGTGGATTCTAGTTCTGGGGATAGTGGGAGCAATTGTTTTTAGAAGACGCACTAGTTCACGGCAACTTGCTCAGAAACCAGAAAATGCTGGAAGCAAAAATAAGGTAGTTCCTAACACTTGGCAAACTAATTCCCATCCTCGAATATGGCTAGCGGCTGGTTTGGTGGGATTATTGGCAACTCTATATTTTCAATGGCGAGTGCCGCAACCAGGTGTAAAAGATATTAGTCAGTTTGTTCCGCCTGGAAATAGCAACAATCAAGAACAACTTGTGATTGTTCGTGGGGAAGTGGCGAGTAATCCCCGCTTAACTCGGAGTCAGCGAGGACAATTTTGGCTGGAAGTAACTCAGTTAGATGAAGTCAAAAACGATCAAGGTTCAGCAGGTGTGTCAAAAGGGGTAACGGGCAAGTTGTATGTGACAGTACCTATACTTCAGACTACTGGGTTATACTCTAGTCAACAAATTGCGGTAACTGGAGTTTTGTACAAACCAAAGGCAGCTTCTAATCCTGGTGGTTTCGATTTTCAGAAGTTTCTGAAGCAGGAAGGAACGTTTGCTGGTTTGATTGGCCGACAAATAAATATTTTGGATCAAGAACCTAAATGGGGATGGTGGCAAATTCGGGAGCGAATTGTGCGATCGCAAGTTCGTTGGTTGGGTATTCCTGAAGGGCCTCTTGTCAGTGCAATGGTTTTAGGTAGCAAAGCTGTTGATTTGCCTTACGATATCCGCGACTTATTTGTACAAGCGGGATTAGCTCATGCTTTGGCAGCTTCTGGGTTCCAAACTTCTTTGATTTTAAGTGTAATCTTACAGTTAACGAGGCGGGCAAAAAAAGCAACGCAATTTACTCTTGGCTTTTTGGCTCTAATTATTTTTCTGAGTTTAACAGGTTTTCAACCTGCGGTTCTGAGAGCCGTAATTATGGGTTTTGCGGCATTAGTTGGGCTGCTATTAAAAAGGAAGGTGAAACAGTTCGGATCGTTACTATTAGCGGCAACTTTGTTATTAGTGTTTAATCCTCTATGGATTTGGGATTTAGGCTTTCAATTGAGTTTTTTAGCAACCCTGGGATTAGTCGTAACAGTACCTGCATTGGTTAATCGCCTAGCATGGCTACCACCTGCGATCGCTTCTTTGATTGCTGTTCCCCTAGCTGCGACTCTTTGGACTTTACCAGTACAACTTTTCGTCTTTGGGGTTGTACCATCTTATAGCTTGTTGCTAAATATAATTAGTACTCCATTAATTTCGATCATTAGTATAGGTGGAATCATTAGTGCCATAGCAGCATTAATTTGGACTCAAGCAGGAAGCTTTTTAGCTGCAGTATTGCATTACCCGACAGACTGGCTAATTAAATTAGTAGAATTTTTTAGCAATTTACCAGGAAATTCTGTTGCTGTAGGCAGCATATCTACTTGGCAGCTTTTGGCAATTTATATGCTAATTACACTGGTTTGGCTAGTCCCTTGGTGGCAGAAGCGGTGGTGGGTTGCTAATGTGATTGGAATTGGTTTAGTTTTCATCCCTCTTTGGCATTCTACAAATACATTGTTTAGGATAACGGTATTAGAATCTGGTACGGAACCAATTATAGTTGTTCAAGATAGAGGTACTGTAACTGTAATTAATAGTGGTGATGAAGGGACTGGACGTTTTACAATCTTACCATTTTTACAACAGCAGGGTGTAAATCAAATCAATTGGGCGATCGCAACTGATTTCCAAGGCAATGAAAGTAATGCTTGGTTAGAATTATTGCAACGTTTACCAATCAAAAATTTCTATGAATATTCCCCCAATGCAGAAAGTTCTATTGCAACTCAGGCAATTCAACAAGAATTACAAAAATATCAGGGATTTTACCAGCCGATGGCAGTTGGTCAGGCTGTAAAAACGGGTTCAATAGTAGCACAATTAATCAACGATCAATTACCTATCTTGCAATTGCAAATTTTAGATCAAAATTGGTTATTAGTCGGGAATGTAAAGTCTAAAGAGGTACAGCAATTAGTAAAAAGTGGGAGTTTGACCCGTCCTCAAGTGCTGTGGTGTGCCCCTCAGTCATTAAAAGATTTAGTTATTGCTCTACAACCACAAGTCGCGATCGCTTCTTCTGCTAACTTTGATCCAAAAGTTTTATCGGAACTGAATCAAAGCCAGACGAAACTATTTTTTACAGGACGAGATGGGGCTATTCAATGGACACCTGATGGTCAGTTTGAGGCGTTTATTGAATCGACCGAAAATAAGTCTTCTATTTTATAA